From Aliarcobacter butzleri, the proteins below share one genomic window:
- a CDS encoding YfhL family 4Fe-4S dicluster ferredoxin, whose amino-acid sequence MSLMITDECIACDACREECPNYAIEEGDPIYMIDPDRCTECVGHYEEPQCVEVCPVDCIIIDPDNEETMEELKFKYEQLIEEEN is encoded by the coding sequence ATGTCTTTAATGATTACTGATGAATGTATTGCATGTGATGCATGTAGAGAAGAGTGCCCAAATTATGCTATTGAAGAGGGTGACCCAATTTATATGATTGATCCTGATCGCTGTACAGAGTGTGTGGGACATTATGAAGAACCACAATGTGTTGAAGTTTGTCCTGTTGACTGTATTATTATTGATCCAGATAATGAAGAGACTATGGAAGAATTAAAATTCAAATATGAACAATTAATAGAAGAAGAAAATTAA
- a CDS encoding inositol monophosphatase family protein, with the protein MEITANYKKSFIKAVILANKEICTYIDEKITLNDYEYTNINGFGGDNSLKIDLIFEEIFIKHLLEFGNIYSEECGFIDNSKKTTIIIDPLDGSNNFYSQIPYYGTSVALKIDEKIVAGFVTNLITKTIIYKAFEDDVKYYSLINMKEFTPLKTNKSKIAIFERAYKYPKICEKLYQNNIKFRTLGAVALSLSNTRDYEFVLFAGNIREFDVEAALYICSNLYIYRTKDYLFITKYKEKYDLFKEIINHF; encoded by the coding sequence ATGGAAATTACAGCCAATTATAAAAAGTCTTTTATAAAGGCTGTAATTTTAGCAAACAAAGAAATTTGTACATACATAGATGAAAAAATAACTTTAAATGACTATGAATATACAAATATTAATGGTTTTGGTGGAGACAACTCTTTAAAAATTGATTTAATCTTTGAAGAAATTTTTATAAAACATCTTTTAGAATTTGGAAATATATACTCAGAAGAGTGTGGTTTTATAGATAATAGCAAAAAAACTACGATAATAATTGATCCCCTTGATGGAAGCAATAATTTCTACTCACAAATACCTTATTATGGAACATCTGTTGCCTTAAAAATTGATGAAAAAATCGTTGCTGGATTTGTGACAAATTTAATTACAAAAACTATTATATATAAAGCTTTCGAAGATGATGTTAAATATTATTCTTTGATAAATATGAAAGAGTTTACACCACTAAAAACAAATAAGAGCAAAATAGCAATTTTTGAAAGAGCTTATAAATATCCAAAAATTTGTGAAAAACTATATCAAAATAATATTAAGTTTAGAACTTTAGGTGCAGTCGCTTTATCTTTGAGTAATACAAGAGATTACGAATTTGTATTATTTGCAGGAAATATCAGAGAATTTGATGTTGAAGCAGCTTTATATATTTGCTCAAATCTATATATTTATAGAACAAAAGATTACTTGTTTATAACAAAATATAAAGAAAAATATGATTTATTTAAAGAAATAATTAATCATTTTTAG
- a CDS encoding Ppx/GppA phosphatase family protein, protein MSKVTTIIDIGSNSMRMVVLQKSSRFAFSLINETKSRVKISEGCYENDGNLQEIPMQRAYESLKSFLNISNALKSRKIICVATSALRDAPNSKAFINKVRNDLGLNIKVIDGEKEAYFGGVAASNLLHDDTFVTVDIGGGSTEFCFVKNGKIEKSISLNIGTVRIKELYFNKNNIEGAKKYILDNLEKIFKLDVEIPKKVVGIGGSIRALSKLIMAKNQYPLDILHGYTYEVKNEIALLNRISKAKNCEDLKSFGIKKDRFDTIKEGSFIFKTILEELKTQTVVTSGVGVREGVYLTDLLRNSNHKFPHNFNVSVKSLLDRFQIDEKQSAYFGNNAKKIFDSLKPFHKLDNKYKELLVVASKLNSIGSVLNFYKSNDNAFDFILNGLNYDFLHTSRVIVAYTIKFSKKSLPSQEDILKHKDLLPSLEVVQWMSFMISLNIAINQDFSRPKVEYVLENKTLKINLPNKSFLIESNIDKIETPQDLILEIL, encoded by the coding sequence ATGTCTAAAGTAACAACAATCATTGACATTGGCTCAAATTCAATGAGGATGGTTGTCTTACAAAAGAGTAGTAGATTTGCATTTAGTTTAATAAATGAAACTAAAAGTAGGGTTAAGATTTCTGAAGGTTGTTATGAAAATGATGGCAATCTTCAGGAAATTCCTATGCAAAGAGCCTATGAATCTTTAAAATCTTTTTTAAATATATCTAATGCTTTAAAATCAAGAAAAATTATTTGTGTTGCAACATCAGCTTTAAGAGATGCTCCAAATTCAAAAGCTTTTATAAATAAAGTTAGGAATGATTTGGGATTAAATATAAAAGTAATAGATGGTGAAAAAGAAGCGTACTTTGGTGGAGTTGCTGCTTCTAATTTATTACATGATGATACTTTTGTAACAGTTGATATTGGTGGTGGTTCAACAGAATTTTGTTTTGTAAAAAATGGAAAGATAGAAAAATCAATATCATTAAATATTGGAACTGTTAGAATAAAAGAGTTATATTTTAATAAAAACAATATTGAAGGTGCAAAAAAATATATTTTAGATAATTTAGAAAAGATTTTTAAATTAGATGTTGAAATTCCTAAAAAAGTTGTTGGTATTGGTGGAAGTATTAGAGCTTTATCAAAACTTATTATGGCTAAAAATCAATATCCATTAGATATCCTACATGGATATACTTATGAAGTAAAAAATGAAATTGCTTTATTAAATAGAATTTCAAAAGCAAAAAATTGTGAAGATTTAAAATCATTTGGAATAAAAAAAGATAGATTTGATACAATAAAAGAAGGTTCATTTATTTTTAAAACGATTTTAGAAGAGTTAAAAACTCAAACGGTTGTAACTTCAGGAGTAGGTGTTAGAGAAGGTGTTTATCTAACAGATTTACTTAGAAATTCTAATCATAAATTTCCACATAATTTTAATGTAAGTGTAAAAAGTCTTCTTGATAGGTTTCAAATCGATGAAAAACAAAGTGCATACTTTGGAAATAATGCTAAAAAAATATTTGATAGTTTAAAACCTTTTCATAAGTTAGATAATAAATATAAAGAACTTTTGGTAGTTGCTTCTAAATTGAACTCTATTGGGTCAGTTTTAAATTTTTATAAATCAAATGATAATGCTTTTGATTTTATTTTAAATGGTTTAAATTATGATTTTTTACATACTTCAAGAGTAATTGTTGCTTATACAATCAAATTTTCAAAAAAATCTTTACCTTCGCAAGAAGATATTTTAAAACACAAAGATCTTCTACCTTCACTTGAAGTAGTACAGTGGATGTCTTTTATGATTTCTTTGAATATTGCAATAAATCAAGATTTTTCAAGACCTAAAGTAGAATATGTTTTAGAAAACAAAACTTTAAAAATAAATTTACCAAATAAATCATTTTTAATTGAATCAAATATTGATAAAATAGAAACACCGCAAGATTTAATTTTAGAGATTTTATGA
- the waaC gene encoding lipopolysaccharide heptosyltransferase I: MMKRIAIIKLSAMGDIIHAMVALQYIKRKYPNLQIDWFVETAFAGVLENNPDINQIIKLDLKSIKKDKKEIINQIKLIKKYEKNSYDLVIDAQGLIKSAIVSFFLGKNRVGFSKNSTREKLASFFYTKRVDIAYDKNAIERNVKVLSQALNFEITKDDILNKKPFLFYKNENEVIYEYLSKDKKNVLFVIGASWPSKMYSKEKFAKIINNLDENCLITWGNEAEKDIANFVANISKAKVLPKLDLNSLKAIMSKVDLVIGNDTGPTHMAWALNIPSITLFGNTPGYRNTYITNTNKIIESKSIVNPFKLDRNDFSIKEIDENEIINTAKGLLYV; this comes from the coding sequence ATGATGAAACGAATAGCTATAATTAAGCTATCGGCAATGGGTGATATAATCCATGCCATGGTAGCTTTACAATATATAAAAAGAAAATATCCAAATTTACAAATTGATTGGTTTGTTGAAACTGCTTTTGCTGGAGTTTTAGAAAATAATCCAGATATAAATCAAATTATTAAATTAGATTTAAAAAGTATAAAAAAAGATAAAAAAGAGATAATAAATCAAATAAAACTTATAAAAAAATATGAAAAAAACTCTTATGATTTAGTAATTGATGCACAAGGGCTTATAAAATCTGCAATAGTTTCATTTTTTTTAGGAAAGAATAGAGTAGGATTTAGTAAAAATTCAACTAGAGAAAAATTAGCTTCATTTTTTTATACAAAAAGAGTTGATATTGCTTATGATAAGAATGCAATAGAAAGAAATGTAAAAGTTCTAAGTCAAGCTTTGAATTTTGAGATTACAAAAGATGATATTCTAAATAAGAAACCATTTTTATTTTATAAAAATGAAAATGAAGTTATATATGAGTATTTAAGTAAAGATAAAAAAAATGTACTATTTGTAATAGGTGCAAGCTGGCCAAGTAAAATGTACTCTAAAGAAAAGTTTGCTAAAATAATTAATAATTTAGATGAAAATTGTTTGATTACTTGGGGAAATGAAGCTGAAAAAGATATAGCTAATTTTGTAGCAAATATTTCTAAAGCAAAAGTTTTACCAAAGTTAGATTTAAATAGTTTAAAAGCAATTATGAGTAAAGTTGATTTAGTAATAGGAAATGACACTGGACCCACGCATATGGCTTGGGCTTTAAATATTCCTTCAATTACTCTTTTTGGAAATACTCCAGGATACAGAAATACTTATATAACAAATACAAATAAAATAATTGAATCAAAAAGTATTGTTAATCCTTTTAAACTTGATAGAAACGATTTCTCAATCAAAGAAATAGATGAAAATGAAATTATAAATACGGCAAAAGGGCTTTTATATGTATAG
- a CDS encoding lipid A biosynthesis lauroyl acyltransferase, producing the protein MYRKIKDYFRLFLYKTFIFLFLITPRFLMKKFLELLAFLAYKFNKKHKSIAKANLDLVYKNTISEERKEEIIYNSYKSLVFNMYEFIENQKLTKDEILGKANIINGEIIEKALKENRKIIYISAHYGGWELTVPYIALKFGKVAIVNRKMDNPHIQKLYEEARTKNNVTMLEKQSAAKGMIKAFKENKTVCVVIDQYLRSGVDINFLDQKTRATDSTSRLALKFDAIIIPIFTLCNGFRSWTIEVKEPIDVKTIEFKSDNEIEELTQIQNDVLTKQIFEKPDFWLWQHKRFKKYHNEMYKKEKN; encoded by the coding sequence ATGTATAGAAAAATAAAAGATTATTTTAGACTTTTTTTATATAAAACTTTTATATTTTTATTTCTTATAACTCCTAGATTTTTAATGAAAAAATTTTTAGAGCTTTTGGCATTTTTAGCATATAAATTTAATAAAAAACATAAAAGCATTGCAAAAGCAAATCTTGATTTAGTTTATAAAAATACAATTAGCGAAGAAAGAAAAGAAGAAATAATTTATAATTCTTATAAGTCTTTGGTTTTTAATATGTATGAATTTATTGAAAACCAAAAACTTACAAAAGATGAAATACTAGGAAAAGCAAATATAATAAATGGTGAAATTATAGAAAAAGCTCTAAAAGAGAATAGAAAAATTATTTATATCTCTGCTCATTATGGAGGTTGGGAATTAACTGTTCCATATATTGCTCTGAAATTTGGGAAAGTTGCTATTGTAAATAGAAAAATGGATAATCCTCATATTCAAAAGCTTTATGAAGAAGCTAGAACTAAAAATAATGTTACCATGCTTGAGAAACAAAGTGCTGCAAAAGGAATGATAAAAGCTTTCAAAGAAAATAAAACAGTTTGTGTTGTAATAGACCAATACTTAAGAAGTGGAGTAGATATAAATTTTCTTGATCAAAAGACAAGAGCTACAGATTCTACTTCAAGATTAGCTTTGAAATTTGATGCAATCATTATTCCTATTTTTACTCTTTGTAATGGTTTTCGAAGTTGGACTATTGAAGTTAAAGAACCAATTGACGTTAAAACAATTGAATTTAAGAGTGATAATGAAATTGAGGAATTAACTCAAATACAAAATGATGTTTTAACTAAACAAATATTCGAAAAGCCAGATT